In Aspergillus chevalieri M1 DNA, chromosome 7, nearly complete sequence, the sequence AAATCCGTCATCACCGATCCCTTCCAGTCCCTCGCTGGATCAGAGACTACTGAGCAGTTCTATGCCAGCCCTGAGGTTCAGTCCAAATCCAGGCAGGCAAGTTTGGTCCAGGGCGAAGAAACTCCCCGTAAGGGATGTGACAGAATTCAGCAAACCCCGACAAAGACACCTTTGCACACCAGTGCGAGTCTTGAATCCGTCCTGTGAGCGTCTGGCTATGTTCTTCGCTACGGTTTGACGCACCACGCCCGATGGCACGGACTTATAGGACGGCTTGGCCATTGATGATATTCTTACGACAGTCGCCTGTTTAGTTTTTGGTATTGCTGTGCTCCGTGTTATACCCTCGTTTACGTGCAAATTTTGGCGCTTTCTGGACCCTCACATTGGCTGTTATATATATTGGTTGACAGTATACCACTTTCGTTATGCAATCCATAGTGATGTGTCTCAATTCATGACATTCAATAGCTTTAACGCATGGGCATTGATGAATCTAGTAACATTGAgtattgatattgatatatCGTGACGAACATGGAGAATTACAGGCAGAGCTTTGGAATACTGAATCataaaacaaaacaaaaatcCGTTTAAACAAGGAGTCCTCGATGGTCTAGTGGTCATGATTTCCGCTTGTCAGCTTAACAACTGCAAGCGCGGGAGACCTGGGTTCGATTCCCAGTCGGggagtttttcttttttgcttttgtaTTATTTTCCCGCCGTATCTGTAGCTGTTGCAACTTGTAAGAAGGCACCGTTAGCTTTCTTTtgtccttttctttttgataGAGGCTACTGCGCCTGCATGATTATCGTTAATCGTTGGTTACTTTTATGCCCTTCGAATTGTCCACTATCCAAGAAGCCTCTTAACCAACGGATATATACTTGCCGCTGCTTCATTATTTCTCCGTTCTGCCAATTCCCCTCCAACATATTTATTTGCAGCGTTTACTCAGGCTTCCCATCCCCAACCTGTCTTCCCCCAGCGTCATGCTTCCCAAAACAAGCAAACTGATACTCTGCATCCCTCTTCAACCCCGGCACCGCAGCCACAAAATCCCCTACAGCACAGAACCCATTAACGCCCTTCTCACACCCCTTCAACCCATCAAGCGGAACAGGCGCATTATTCAACATAAACCGGATATACTCCGTCGTATTCCTAGTCGAAAGATCCGGGTTCGAATACAGCACGGGATCCAAGTGCCCAATGGAAGCTGGCGACGGACAACTCCAGACCTCAGTGTTCAGGCGCGCGCCGAAGGGCGTGAGCTTGTTGAGGTTGAAGGTGCGGTTTGCCGGGGCGTGGGTAATGTTCGCTGCTGGGAGGCCGGCTGGGCCGTACTTGAAGTACTCCAGGCCCAGGGCTGTGAGGACGGAGACGATGATGTCGTCGTGGGACATATCCATGTACAAGGGTTGGCCTAGCGGGAAGGTCTTCTCGTTGTTGTCGTATGTGTAGTTGATGCTCGTGTCGCTGGACGTGATGAGATTGGATTGTAGTCGTGCGGCGAGTTCGAGGATGTAGCCGATGCCCTGGGCGCGACCTGTTGAAGCGCCGAAGCCGTAGTTGCCGTAGAATTGGAGGTCGAGAATGTATTCGTAGTCTTTCCATTCTTGTTCTGTGAAGAGGGTGCAGAAGGGGGAAGGGGAGGGGTGGGTGCTGTAGGTTGCGTATTCGTAGGGGCACATGTTGAGCATGGCGAGGATGTCGGAGGTCGTTAGGTGGAAGTCGTGCGGCAGGTAAGGGGATAGGCGGGATATGGCGGAGTGGGTAAGGGCCGGGAGGAAGGATTCTGCGGCCGTGTCTCTGTACGAAGGCATTGTTAGTAATTGGTGATTCAGGTGGTGTGAGGGTTGGGCTGGGGGCTTACCCTTGGTAGCCTTCGCGAGAGTCGCCGGGACAGGAATCGTATGAGGCGAGGGTGTTGTTGAATGGATCGACTTCGGGGATGACGACGAGGTCATACTGAGAGTATGAGCTGTTGGCACCGGAGTTACCAAAGAAGCCGCCTAGCACTGTCAGCCCTATCCATTTAGTTAGAGAGAAGGGCAGCATACTCAACCACCACCTCGCACTCTCCAAAATCCGCGCCTGCGACGTAGTCCTAAACACCGGCTTCGCCCTCCTTGTCCCATTTGGGTACACATTCAACCCATCCTCCCACCGCACAACCCCAGCCCCAGTCCGATACAACAACCGCCCATACCTGCCCCACGCATCAGCCCCCGACGTCGCCTCCGTCGCAGCACCACTCCCCAGTAACGTATCCTCACCCATCATATACTCCCAGTCATTCAAAAACGCCAGCGGCCCACGCGCCAATGTCCTATGCGGGTGCAGTGCAGTGTAGTTCTTGAGCTTCTGCGCGAACTTCTGCATGCCCAGACCGTCGAGGTCGGAGGATGTTGGGTAGCGCTGCGCGTGGCGGTGGAGGATGTGCACCTGTGCTAGTTCGCAGCCGTGAGGGACGCCGTTTGGCACATCGAAGCCCGGGCTGTCGGCGTAGGGGCTTAGGTTGCCCC encodes:
- a CDS encoding histidine phosphatase family protein (COG:S;~EggNog:ENOG410PGMK;~InterPro:IPR000560,IPR029033;~PFAM:PF00328;~SECRETED:SignalP(1-24)), which translates into the protein MQLLNSPTAALLATALLGLDPAAAATASSSSASTSAAASAGASAPTGATYASNFDITTSWGNLSPYADSPGFDVPNGVPHGCELAQVHILHRHAQRYPTSSDLDGLGMQKFAQKLKNYTALHPHRTLARGPLAFLNDWEYMMGEDTLLGSGAATEATSGADAWGRYGRLLYRTGAGVVRWEDGLNVYPNGTRRAKPVFRTTSQARILESARWWLSGFFGNSGANSSYSQYDLVVIPEVDPFNNTLASYDSCPGDSREGYQGDTAAESFLPALTHSAISRLSPYLPHDFHLTTSDILAMLNMCPYEYATYSTHPSPSPFCTLFTEQEWKDYEYILDLQFYGNYGFGASTGRAQGIGYILELAARLQSNLITSSDTSINYTYDNNEKTFPLGQPLYMDMSHDDIIVSVLTALGLEYFKYGPAGLPAANITHAPANRTFNLNKLTPFGARLNTEVWSCPSPASIGHLDPVLYSNPDLSTRNTTEYIRFMLNNAPVPLDGLKGCEKGVNGFCAVGDFVAAVPGLKRDAEYQFACFGKHDAGGRQVGDGKPE